The following coding sequences are from one Epilithonimonas vandammei window:
- the lepB gene encoding signal peptidase I, which translates to MDYIITYSIYVLIISVLMGLTTWKLFKKMGYNPLFSFIPFYNYLIILKETNHPKWWSVLSYLPIVGPIMMSAFHIFLMRKFGKRGFVNGLLTVLLPFIFMATVNYGKDPEIETEEEEEEGKKKETFLGSVTFAVVFATIIHAFITQPFGIPTGSMERTLLVGDFLFVNKWAYGYRMPMRPVALPFLQGTIFDTGQKGNPKDDPKSYVDAVKLPYLRLPGYDEIKRYDIVVFNYPQDSVHTAIDRRDPYVKRCVGIPGDVLEFRAGRLFVNNQPEKILGDEEQQHGYIVTTSAQLDIPQLYKAYGFLPVQETQSNSGFIYIFQGLTDAIAKDIKALPEVTEIKEMVEKKGEGALRFKLNADKTAYTKNIDTTQSIYPINKPWNQDWYGPLRVPKKGDVVKLDQESLPTYQWIISEYEHNKLENKNGKIYINGQETNQYTIKQNYYMMIGDNRDASLDARFFGVVPEENIVGRPMFTWMSLQGAFKDANSSYQAPFKVRWDRMFKATNTGETNKTSYWWIAAGILILFFGWDYFAKLFKKKEDE; encoded by the coding sequence CACTTGGAAGTTGTTTAAAAAAATGGGTTACAACCCCCTTTTTTCATTCATTCCTTTCTATAATTATCTCATCATTCTGAAAGAGACCAACCATCCGAAATGGTGGTCAGTTTTATCTTATCTTCCAATAGTCGGACCCATTATGATGTCGGCTTTTCATATTTTCCTGATGCGAAAATTTGGAAAAAGAGGTTTTGTCAATGGATTATTGACCGTGTTGCTTCCGTTTATTTTTATGGCAACTGTCAATTACGGTAAAGATCCGGAAATCGAAACGGAAGAAGAGGAGGAAGAAGGTAAGAAAAAAGAAACTTTTCTGGGTTCCGTGACTTTTGCAGTTGTTTTTGCAACCATCATTCACGCCTTCATTACGCAGCCTTTCGGGATTCCGACCGGTTCTATGGAAAGAACATTGTTGGTAGGAGATTTCCTTTTTGTGAACAAATGGGCGTATGGTTACAGAATGCCAATGAGACCTGTGGCTTTGCCATTTTTACAAGGAACGATTTTCGATACAGGTCAAAAAGGTAATCCGAAAGACGATCCAAAATCTTATGTTGATGCGGTAAAATTACCTTATCTAAGGTTACCGGGTTATGATGAAATCAAAAGATATGACATCGTGGTGTTCAATTATCCGCAGGATTCTGTTCATACAGCGATTGATAGGAGAGATCCTTATGTAAAAAGATGTGTTGGGATTCCTGGCGATGTTCTGGAGTTCCGTGCAGGAAGATTATTTGTAAACAACCAGCCTGAGAAAATCCTTGGCGATGAAGAACAACAGCACGGTTACATAGTAACGACCAGCGCACAGCTGGATATTCCGCAGCTTTATAAAGCTTATGGATTTCTGCCAGTTCAGGAAACCCAATCCAATTCAGGTTTTATTTATATATTCCAAGGTCTTACAGATGCCATTGCAAAAGATATCAAAGCACTTCCGGAAGTGACAGAAATAAAAGAAATGGTTGAAAAGAAGGGTGAAGGCGCTTTAAGATTCAAACTCAACGCAGATAAAACAGCCTACACTAAAAATATTGATACTACCCAGTCCATTTATCCCATCAACAAACCTTGGAATCAGGATTGGTACGGGCCGCTTAGAGTCCCGAAAAAAGGAGATGTTGTGAAATTGGATCAGGAATCTTTGCCAACTTATCAATGGATCATTTCCGAATACGAGCATAATAAACTGGAAAACAAAAACGGAAAAATCTATATCAACGGTCAGGAAACCAACCAATATACCATCAAACAAAATTATTATATGATGATTGGGGACAACCGCGATGCGTCTTTGGATGCCAGATTTTTTGGTGTGGTTCCGGAAGAAAATATTGTCGGGAGACCTATGTTTACTTGGATGAGTTTGCAAGGCGCATTCAAAGATGCCAATTCTTCGTACCAGGCACCCTTCAAAGTACGTTGGGACAGAATGTTCAAAGCAACCAATACAGGCGAGACAAATAAAACTTCCTATTGGTGGATCGCTGCCGGAATCCTGATTCTCTTCTTCGGCTGGGACTATTTTGCCAAACTCTTCAAAAAGAAAGAAGACGAATAA